The following is a genomic window from Acidimicrobiia bacterium.
CTGTTTGCCGCCACGACGGCGCTCCCCGAAGACGGCACCAAGCGCCTACACGAGGGACCGCTGTCCGTCGACGTCGACGGCGTGGAGTTCGCCTATCGGGACGACGACGCCAACGGCGAGGTGGTCCTCCAGGACCTCGACCTCCGGGTGGCCGAGGGCCGGGTCGTCGGCATCCTGGGCCGCACCGGCTCGGGGAAGTCGACCCTAGCCCGACTCCTGACCCGGCTCTACGACCCCACGGCGGGCGAAGTGCGGGTGGGTGGAATCGACCTGCGTCGGGTGGACCGCACCGATCGGCGGCGGCGCATCGCCATGGTGACCCAGGAGGTCCAGCTCTTTCGCGCCACGGTGCGGGAGAACCTGACCTTCTTCGACGATCGTATCGACGACAGCCGCTTGTGGGCGGTGCTTGCCGACCTCGGCATCGACGGATGGGTCAGAGGGCTGCCCGAGGGACTCGACACGATGCTGGAGTCGGGTTCGGGCGGTCTGTCTGCAGGACAGGCGCAGTTGCTCGCCTTCGCCCGGGTCTTTCTCGGTGAACCGGGGCTGGTGATCCTCGACGAGGCGTCCTCGCGGCTCGACCCCGCCACCGAGGTACTCATCGAGCGCGCCGTCACCAAGCTCCTCACTCACCGCACCGGCCTGATCATCGCCCACCGGCTGGCCACTGTGGAGCGCGCCGACGACATCCTCATCCTCGAGAGGGGACGCATCGTCGAGTTCGGGGAGCGTTCCACGCTCGCCGCCGACCCGCAGTCACGCTTCAGCACCCTGCTGCGCACCGGAATGGAGGATCTGCTCGCATGACAGACCGCCGAGTACCCACCGCCCGCCTCGGCAAGGGCCTCATCGGCTATCGCAAAGGCCGCTACGTCTCCAACGTGCTGCTCTGGGGAACGATGTGGCTGATGCCGCTGATCATGGCGCTGATCATCCGCGCCTTCTTCGACCGCGTCGCCGAGGGCACCGGTGCCGGGATCAACGTGGCCACCCTGGTCGCCCTGGTGATCGCCTACGGAGTCGCCCGTGTCTCCGTGATGTTCCTCGGCATGTGGAACGACATCCAACTCATGTTCCGAGTCGGCACCCTGCTGCGACGCAACATGTTGGAGCGGATCTTCGAGCTCCCGGGGGCGCAGTCGATCCAGGAGTCACCGGGTGAGGCGATCAGCCGGTTCCGCGACGACGTCGACGAGAACGTGGAGTCGTTCTCGTGGACCGTCGACATGATCGGGCTCGCAGTTTTCGCCGCGGTCTCGCTGAGCATCCTGATCTCGGTCAACGGGCAGTTCACCCTGTTCGTGTTCGCGCCCACGCTGGTCGTCGTGTACCTGGCGGCGCTCCTGCGCCATCGCATCAAGCGCTACCGAGAGGCCGCCCGCCAGGCGACCGGGCGGATCACCGAGGCGCTCGGGGAGACGTTCGCCTCGGTACAGGCGATCAAGGTCGCCGGCGCCGAGGAGTCGATGATCGCCCACTTCCGTCGGCTCAACGATCACCGACGCACCCAGCAGGTGAAGGACGCGACGCTGCACGCCGTGCTCGAGTCGCTGTTCTGGAACACGCTCAACATCGGCACCGGCATCATCCTCGTGGTCGGGGCGGCGGCGATGAGCACCGGCGAGTTCACCGTCGGTGAGTTCGCCATGTTCGTGTTCTTCCTCGACCTGGTCACCGACGCCGCCTTCTTCCTCGGCCTGTTCATCGCCCGCTATCAGCAGGCGTCGGTGTCGTTCAAGCGGATGCTCGATCTGATGGGCGACGCCGATCCGATGCGTCTCGTCGAGCGCAAGCGGCTCGGCCTCCGCGGGGAGTTGGCGGAACCCGATGTGGTGCCAGCGCACCTGTCGCCGCTGCGCGAGCTGGCGATCCGCAACCTGAACTTCCGGTACCCGGGGACGGGCGAAGGCATCGAGGACGTGTCGTTCACCGTGCCCGCCGGTTCGTTCACGGTGATCACCGGACGCGTCGGTGCCGGAAAGACCACCCTGCTGCGGGCGATCCTCGGCTTGGTGAAGGCGGACTCGGGGGAGATCCTGTGGAACGGCGAAGAGGTCGAAGACCCGGCGTCGTTCTTCATCCCGCCGCGCTCGGCGTACACGCCGCAGGTGCCGCGCCTGTTCTCGATGAGTCTGCTCGACAACCTGCTGATGGGCAGGCGTGACCCGGAACAGATCGTCGAGGAGGCGGTGCGCTCGGCGGTGATGAGCACCGATGTGGAGGGGATGCTGGAGGGGCTGGGGACGATGGTCGGTCCGCTGGGCGTCCGCCTTTCCGGCGGCCAGGTGCAGCGGTCGGCGACGGCGCGCATGTTCGTGCGCCGCCCGGACCTGCTCGTGTTCGACGACGTGTCGAGCGCCCTCGACGTGGAGACCGAACGCCAGCTGTGGGAGATGCTGTTCCGTGACCGGGCCGGGGTGACCAGCCTGGTGGTCTCCCACCGCCACCCGGCACTGCAGCGCGCCGACCAGACCGTCGTCATGGAGCACGGCCGGGTCGCCGCGATAGGCGTCCTCAGCGACCTGCTGGAGACCAGCCCCGAGTTCCGCTCCCTGTGGCAGGAAGAAGACGCCTAACGATGCTCAACGCCGTCGTCTTGCGTTGAGCGTTGAGCGTTATGCGTCCTTCTCGCTACGCGGCGGGCGGTAGCCTCGCCAGCATGTCGACTCTCCTGGTCCGCAACGCCGAGATGCTCGTCACCATGGACGGGGGTCGCCGCGAGATACCGGACGGTGGGCTGTTCGCTCGCGATGGGGTGATCGAAGCCGTTGGGACCACGGCCGAGCTGCCCACCACCGCCGACCGGGTGGTCGACGCCTCTGACATGCTGGTGCTCCCCGGGCTGGTCAACACTCACCACCACTTCGTGCAGACGCTCACCCGGACCGTCCCGGATGCCCAGTCGGCGAAGCTGTTCGACTGGCTGACGACGCTCTACCCGATCTGGGCGCGCCTCACCCCCGACGACGTCCGCATCGCCACCACCCTCGCCCTGCTCGAACTCGCCAAGTCGGGATGCACCACCGCGTTCGACCATCAGTACCTGTGGCCCAACGGATCGACCATCGACGACCAGATCACCGGTGCCGCCCCGGTGGGGATCAGGTTCCACGCTTCCCGCGGTTCCATGTCTCTCAGCGAGAAGGACGGCGGGTTGCCCCCGGACTCGGTGGTCCAGGAGGCCGGCTTCATCCTCGACGCCACGCAGGCGGCCATCGAACGCCATCATGACCCCAACCCCGGGGCACTGACCCGCATCGTCGTGGCACCGTGCTCGCCGTTTACGGTGACCGAGGATCTGATGGTGGAGTCGGCGGCGCTCGCCCGCGACCGCGGCGTCCGGCTGCACACCCACCTCGCCGAGACCGCCGACGAGGAGGCGCACACGATCGAGCGCTTCGGCAAGCGGCCGGTCGATTACGCCGCCGACCTCGGGTGGCTGGGCGACGATGTCTGGTACGCCCATGCCGTGTTCATCGACGAGGCGGAGACCGAACGCATGGCGGCGACCGGGACCGGCGTCGCCCATTGTCCGTCGTCGAACATGCGGCTCGCCTCGGGCATCGCACCGGTGGCACGCTTCGTCGAAGCCGCGGTGCCCGTGGGGATCGGCGTCGACGGCTCGGCGAGCAACGACGGCTCCAACCTCCTCGCCGAGACGAGGCAGGCGCTGTTACTGGCGCGTCTGGGTGTCTCCCCCGGCATCGGGAGCGGCCCGCAGATGTCGGCGCGGACCGCGCTCGAGCTGGCCACCATCGGCGGAGCCGCCGTACTGGGGCGCGACGACATCGGAGCCCTGGAAGCAGGGCGAATGGCCGACCTGTTCACGCTCGACCTGAACCGAATCGAGTACTCGGGGGCCCACGATCCGGTGGCGGCGGCGGTCATGTGTCATCCCGCACCGGCGCACACGGTGATCGTCGGCGGCAAGCCGGTCGTAGAGGACTACCACCATGTCACCCTCGATGAGGGTGAGGTCGTGACGAGGCACCGGGCTGCCGCCCGGCGCCTCGTCGACGGTGACTAGGGGACCGCCGTGCCGAACGAGCCGCCCCCAAGGGGGTGCGCGAATAGGCTCGCCCCGGGATCAGGTTTCGGCTTGTGGCAAGCCGAAACCTGATGAAGCCAGCGACCTATTCGCGCACCCCCCAAACGTCAGTGGCCGTGACGATGATGCAGGTCGGGTACGTGCGGATGTCGATGTTCGGCCGCGAGATGCGCATGGTGGTGGGTGTGGCGGCCCAACACGGCCGGCTCGTGATCGTGGGTGTGGTGCTCGTCGTGGTCGTGGTCGTGGGAGTGTGACATCGGTTGGTGGACATGGCGATGGTCGTGGTGGCTGCGGAGCACGAAAGCGACGCCGCAAGCGGCGAGAAGGAAAGCGGCGAGCTCTCGGACCGACGCCGGATCGGAGAAGATGGTCCAAGCGACGATTGCTCCCACGAACGGGGCGGCGGCGAATACCACCTGACCGCGCGCCGCACCGAGCTCGCGGGCTCCCGACACCCACAACGTGATCGAAGCGCCGTACCCGAAAGCGCCGATGACGAGAGCCCACATGACGGGGGCGAGCGGCAAGCCGCCGCCAGCGACGAGGCCGATGATCAGGTTCGTCCCGCCAGCGATCACGCCCTTGGCGAGCGTGATATGGCTGGGACCGATCTGGTCGATGACCGCAGTAGCACTGTTGTCGATGGCCCAGCAGAGGCAAGCTGCGGCGATGCTAAGCGCACCCATGCGCAGGTCTGGGCCGCCACCCCATGTGAGGGCCGCGGTCCCGGCGGCGACAAGCAGGGTGCCGGCGATGACGTGGCGCCCGATGTACTCGCGGAACACGACACCGGCGACGATCGTGGTGAACACCAGTTCGAGGTTCAGCACGAGCGACGCGGTTGCGGCCGGGACGAGACCGAGGCCGATGGCGAGTAGTACCGGCCCGACCGCACCTCCGAGCACTACCGCCAGGGTGAGATTGGGGAGTGACGTCCTAACGGCGGCGCGGGTAACCCGGGTTCGGCCGGCTACCGGGGCAACCGCCAGCGCCGCGCCGAGGTACAGGAGCCCGGCGAGGCTGAATGCGTTGAGGTGTTCGGTGAGTCTGGATGCCGCTGGCGCCGAAATGCCAAACAGGATCGCGGCGACACCGCAGCGTATGACCCCGACGGTCACGAGTGGGTGACGCTCTCGGTCAGGTCGATCAGGCGGCTCTCCACGGCGATTGACTGTAGGCCGCGGGCCC
Proteins encoded in this region:
- a CDS encoding 8-oxoguanine deaminase, translated to MSTLLVRNAEMLVTMDGGRREIPDGGLFARDGVIEAVGTTAELPTTADRVVDASDMLVLPGLVNTHHHFVQTLTRTVPDAQSAKLFDWLTTLYPIWARLTPDDVRIATTLALLELAKSGCTTAFDHQYLWPNGSTIDDQITGAAPVGIRFHASRGSMSLSEKDGGLPPDSVVQEAGFILDATQAAIERHHDPNPGALTRIVVAPCSPFTVTEDLMVESAALARDRGVRLHTHLAETADEEAHTIERFGKRPVDYAADLGWLGDDVWYAHAVFIDEAETERMAATGTGVAHCPSSNMRLASGIAPVARFVEAAVPVGIGVDGSASNDGSNLLAETRQALLLARLGVSPGIGSGPQMSARTALELATIGGAAVLGRDDIGALEAGRMADLFTLDLNRIEYSGAHDPVAAAVMCHPAPAHTVIVGGKPVVEDYHHVTLDEGEVVTRHRAAARRLVDGD
- a CDS encoding ABC transporter ATP-binding protein, with the protein product MTDRRVPTARLGKGLIGYRKGRYVSNVLLWGTMWLMPLIMALIIRAFFDRVAEGTGAGINVATLVALVIAYGVARVSVMFLGMWNDIQLMFRVGTLLRRNMLERIFELPGAQSIQESPGEAISRFRDDVDENVESFSWTVDMIGLAVFAAVSLSILISVNGQFTLFVFAPTLVVVYLAALLRHRIKRYREAARQATGRITEALGETFASVQAIKVAGAEESMIAHFRRLNDHRRTQQVKDATLHAVLESLFWNTLNIGTGIILVVGAAAMSTGEFTVGEFAMFVFFLDLVTDAAFFLGLFIARYQQASVSFKRMLDLMGDADPMRLVERKRLGLRGELAEPDVVPAHLSPLRELAIRNLNFRYPGTGEGIEDVSFTVPAGSFTVITGRVGAGKTTLLRAILGLVKADSGEILWNGEEVEDPASFFIPPRSAYTPQVPRLFSMSLLDNLLMGRRDPEQIVEEAVRSAVMSTDVEGMLEGLGTMVGPLGVRLSGGQVQRSATARMFVRRPDLLVFDDVSSALDVETERQLWEMLFRDRAGVTSLVVSHRHPALQRADQTVVMEHGRVAAIGVLSDLLETSPEFRSLWQEEDA
- a CDS encoding DMT family transporter encodes the protein MTVGVIRCGVAAILFGISAPAASRLTEHLNAFSLAGLLYLGAALAVAPVAGRTRVTRAAVRTSLPNLTLAVVLGGAVGPVLLAIGLGLVPAATASLVLNLELVFTTIVAGVVFREYIGRHVIAGTLLVAAGTAALTWGGGPDLRMGALSIAAACLCWAIDNSATAVIDQIGPSHITLAKGVIAGGTNLIIGLVAGGGLPLAPVMWALVIGAFGYGASITLWVSGARELGAARGQVVFAAAPFVGAIVAWTIFSDPASVRELAAFLLAACGVAFVLRSHHDHRHVHQPMSHSHDHDHDEHHTHDHEPAVLGRHTHHHAHLAAEHRHPHVPDLHHRHGH